The genomic window TCCTTTTCCTCCAGTTCTGGATCGATATGGACGTCACGGATGTACTCCGGCTCGGTTTCGAAGCGGCAAATCTTGCCCACCATGTCGCGCAGGATCTTGGCTGACAGGAAGAGGGCGATGATGGGCTCGACGGAGCCGTTGGAATGGATCTCGAGGATGAGTTTGTCGAAGTTCATGCGTTCTTTCACCCTCTGGTGGGTGACGCTGAAATTGACCTTGAGGATGGGCGAATAGACTGAATCGATGGGAATGAAGCCAACTGGCTTTCCTTCCGGGTTCTGGCGGTCTGCGGAAACATAACCGCGGCCGTTGCCGACGATCATTTCCAGCTTGAAATCGACATCCTCGGTGACTTCCAGCAAATAGAGATCCTTGTTGATGATCCGGACGTTTGGATTGTCCTGTATCTTGGCGGCGGTGACCACGCCTTTGCCCTTGTGTTCAAGCACCAGATTGACCTCATCCACGGAAGAGGAGTAGATCACCAGTTGCTTGAGGCGCAGGATCAGGTCGATGTAATCCGAGTTCGTGCCGGGAATGGGCGTGAATTCGTGGTGAAGACCTTCGATGCGGACAAAGC from Candidatus Cloacimonadota bacterium includes these protein-coding regions:
- a CDS encoding DNA-directed RNA polymerase subunit alpha codes for the protein MLYLEPLQMPENVDYDRETYSHQYGRFEIGPLEPGFGTTIGNTLRRVLLSSIQGSAVRFVRIEGLHHEFTPIPGTNSDYIDLILRLKQLVIYSSSVDEVNLVLEHKGKGVVTAAKIQDNPNVRIINKDLYLLEVTEDVDFKLEMIVGNGRGYVSADRQNPEGKPVGFIPIDSVYSPILKVNFSVTHQRVKERMNFDKLILEIHSNGSVEPIIALFLSAKILRDMVGKICRFETEPEYIRDVHIDPELEEKERILSLPVREIELTVRAANCLDAANIQTIGELVSKTEAEMLKFRNFGKKSLEEIVTKLKKYDLHLGMDVEGIYSQIRDARSRGIKSEDTPEEQKVEETPAPAEPQDEVPTPPRKPVPPSKKKVKNAT